The nucleotide sequence GCTTTCGGCACTTGTCGGGTGTGAGAGAGGGCGGCGAGCGGCTTAGCAGCTGGCGATTTCTGCAGAGTTAAGGGCGCGGTATTGGCCGGGGGCGAGTTGTGGGTCGAGTTCGATGCTGCCCATGCTCAGGCGGTGCAGGTCGATGACTTTGTTCTGGAAGTGGCCAAACATGCGCTTGACCTGATGGTAGCGACCTTCGTGCAGGGTCAGTAGGGCGCTGTGGCTGTCGAGAATTACCAGTTCAGCGGGCAGGGTGGTGAGGCCTTCATAGGCGAAGTACAAACCTTGGGCGAATACCTCGATGTATTCGGCGCTGATCGGCTGTTCGGTGGTGACCCGGTAGACCTTGCCCAAGAGGCTGCGTGGTTCGGTTAGGCGGCGCGACCATTGGCCATCATTGGTGATGAGTAACAGGCCGCTGGTATTGAGGTCCAGACGGCCGGCCAGGTGCAGGTCGGCTTTGTCCGGCTCATCGAGTAGATCGAGCACCGTGCGGTGTTCATCGTGCTCGGTGGCGCTGACCACCCCTATTGGC is from Pseudomonas sp. TMP9 and encodes:
- a CDS encoding 16S rRNA pseudouridine(516) synthase, giving the protein MRLDRFLSNLAQYNRQTARQLLVSGHVQVDGVVVCEGLCNVSQFSRIEVDNQLLQAGKPARYFMLHKPIGVVSATEHDEHRTVLDLLDEPDKADLHLAGRLDLNTSGLLLITNDGQWSRRLTEPRSLLGKVYRVTTEQPISAEYIEVFAQGLYFAYEGLTTLPAELVILDSHSALLTLHEGRYHQVKRMFGHFQNKVIDLHRLSMGSIELDPQLAPGQYRALNSAEIASC